The nucleotide window GCTTGAACGGCCCGAAATCGGTGAAGTGGTACTGCAGGGTGAGGGTCGGGGGCAGCAGCCACACCTTGCCCACCTGGCCGAGGCTGGTGATGGTGCCCGCGCCGTTGATGTCGTGGGGGGTGACGCCGAGGATGAGTTCGGCCGCGATGTTCTTGGTGAAGTAGTAGGTGATGTCGAGTTCCGGCACCACCGAGTCGGAATAGGTGAGGTCGGAGCCGAGGACGCCGTTCACGGACCCGCCGTTCTCCGGCATCACGTACAGTGCGCGAACGCGGATCTGCCAGGGGCTCAGGGCCTCCTCGACCACCGGAGCCTTGTAGACCGGGGTCGACAGGTCTGCCGCCACCGCACCGCCCATCGAAAAGGCGGCGAAGCCCGCCGCAACAATGGCACCCAGACCGAACTTCTTCATTGCCCCGCTCCCGCGAACTTGATCAACACAACCATAGGGCAACACATCGCGCTGCTGATCCCCCGAAAGTTTGATTTATGTCAATTTTGGGTCTGTCGCGGCGAAACTGTGGCGCGGAAGCCACAGGGCGGCCGCCCGCCCGCCGCATTTGCCGGGCATGGCTCAGGCTGGTACGCCGTGCTGGCTACGGTCGCTGATTTCCCTTGTTCATGAATGGCTTCCTTTTTCATGTCCTGTTCTGCCGCGGCTCTGCCGCACCGCCTGGCGTGGGTCCGGTCGATTTTGGCCCTGCGTCAGTCGCAACCAGGCCGGGTGCGGCACGCGATCTTCGTGGTCACGGGTGTTCTCGTCCTGTTCGGTGCGATGTTCACGATTCTCCCCGCGCGGGCGGACGCCGTGCGTGACCTGCGGCTTTCGGTGAACGGCGAGGACCGGCGCTTCGTGGTGGTCACGCCCGAGGGGGTAAGCGGGCCAGCACCGGTCGTGATCGCGCTCCACGGCGCGGCGCAAACCCCAGAAAGCTTCCGCGCCTATTTCGGGCTCGATGCGGCGGCGGCGGCCCACGGCTTCGTGGCGGTCTATCCGGAAGGGGAGGGCCGGGTGTGGAACGACGGGCGGCCCGCCGCCATGCGCCTCAAGATGATGCTGCGGCCCGGCGACGACGTGGCGTTCCTGGTGGCGCTGGTCCAGCGGCTGGCGCAGGACGGCATCGCCGATCCGGCGCGCATCTATCTCACCGGCATTTCCAACGGCGGCTTCATGGTGCAGCGCATGGCCTGCGAGCATGCGGACCTGTTCGCCGCCTATTCGTCCATCATGGCCACGGCGCCGGCCAATTATCGCGAGGAATGCAAGCCCGACCGGCCGGTCCCCATCCAGTTCATCCATGGTACGGCGGATTCCGTCATCGCCTATTCGGGCTTCTGGACGCCAGTGGGGGCGACCCTGTCGGCACCCGAGAGCGCGCGCCTGTTCGCCCGCATCAACGGGTGCGGCGCCTCGAACCAGCGCGAGCTGCCCGATCTCGACCAGACCGACGGCACCACGGCGGTGCTGCGGCGCTGGGACGGCTGCCGGGATGGCTCGGCGGTGGAGCTCATCAGCATCGAGCGCGGCGGCCACCAGTCGCCGGCGCGGGTGGACACGAAGCCCGACCTCGCCACCCCTTTCCTCGGTCTGCGCAGCCGCGACATCGATTCCGGCGAGGAGGTCTGGCGCTTCATGTCCGCCTTCGGCGGCGGGGTCACCTCCGGGTCGCGCCTTGGTGCGGGCGCGGTGCCCTTGCCACCGCCGTCCCCGTTGCGGGGCAACCGCACGGGCGCCGTGGTGCGCCCGGCGGCGGCCGCCGATCAGCGCGGGATCAGCGCCCAGTAGTCGAGGTCGAGGATCACGCTCGGGTCATAGTCCTCGCCGGTCTCGGTAGCGACCTTGGCGGGGAAGTCGCCCGTAAGCCGGTCCTTGGTGGCGATGGTGCGCAGGCGCAGCGCGCCCACGTCCTCGCGGCCCGGCAGGGGCTGGGCGTCGAGCACCTCCGTCCAGGCATGCACGGTGAGGCCCGCGAACAGGGGCGCCACATGGCGCCCGCCATTGATGGCGGCCACGTGGAACACGTTGGCGAGGCCGTTGAAGGACAGCGCGCGGGCGATCGAGATGACGTGCCCGCCATAGATCAG belongs to Xanthobacter autotrophicus Py2 and includes:
- a CDS encoding OmpW family protein (PFAM: OmpW family protein~KEGG: bov:BOV_1510 hypothetical protein), with translation MKKFGLGAIVAAGFAAFSMGGAVAADLSTPVYKAPVVEEALSPWQIRVRALYVMPENGGSVNGVLGSDLTYSDSVVPELDITYYFTKNIAAELILGVTPHDINGAGTITSLGQVGKVWLLPPTLTLQYHFTDFGPFKPYIGAGVNYTVFFNQDAKNPAFASVDVHDTWGLALQAGFDWMIDRHWGINVDVKKLFLEPSFTLQTVGGSYLTGGADLNPWIFGTGVTYRF
- a CDS encoding Poly(3-hydroxybutyrate) depolymerase-like protein (KEGG: bbt:BBta_3217 hypothetical protein), which produces MALRQSQPGRVRHAIFVVTGVLVLFGAMFTILPARADAVRDLRLSVNGEDRRFVVVTPEGVSGPAPVVIALHGAAQTPESFRAYFGLDAAAAAHGFVAVYPEGEGRVWNDGRPAAMRLKMMLRPGDDVAFLVALVQRLAQDGIADPARIYLTGISNGGFMVQRMACEHADLFAAYSSIMATAPANYREECKPDRPVPIQFIHGTADSVIAYSGFWTPVGATLSAPESARLFARINGCGASNQRELPDLDQTDGTTAVLRRWDGCRDGSAVELISIERGGHQSPARVDTKPDLATPFLGLRSRDIDSGEEVWRFMSAFGGGVTSGSRLGAGAVPLPPPSPLRGNRTGAVVRPAAAADQRGISAQ